Genomic DNA from Cydia splendana chromosome 14, ilCydSple1.2, whole genome shotgun sequence:
CCGTCAGCATCAAATCTAGAGGACCCTACTAAGTGCTAAAAGTATCTACCATTCTCTAAcagcttaacaaaaagagaATATTACATCATTTTGCACATTTTTGACCTCAAAATATGAGTTACTCAAAATattagatacgtcagttaatatatctagaaacgatatggattagatataattatgtcagtcaaacaaaaacgttaattttgacactgacatatctaatccattaTCGTGTCTAGattattaactgacgtatcttaaagttcgaatcgggcagaaagtcccccgccgcgtctgtctgtttgagtgtttatgtatgtttgttcgcgataaactcaataactacctactaaacagattttcatgcggttctCACATATTATCAatagtgatttttgaggaaggtttaggtgtataatttgttaacccgtgcgaagccggggcgggtcactaAGTAGTATTTCataatatcgtcaggtgacgACCAAAcctcactaattactaccataagttaatagccatagtgaaccatactaatacctaaataaggttggtttttgtttaattatttagttaggtttggttgCCACCTAACGATATTACCTTTTGAATTATTGCAATCTGTCCACtgtgaatttaaaaataaaatattttactataatAGTAAAGTGAAGTAAAAGTAATTACGATATCATCGTATAAAAAGTTTATTAAGTACTAACATCCggtatttacaaaataaaggGCATGaacttaattactaaaaaaagcTTTAAACATTATctctttaaataaatgagtCATAAATATAGCGAGTTTACACAGAAATTTTGGTAAATAATGtctaaaacaatgtttttaatatttatatttaaaccttttttttaaatttaatgctTTTACTAAACCGTAAGGCTTAATAATTTGCCAATTTTCAATTTACTTGTGTTTTTTTGGAaacaatataaattaaattattacctGAAAACTGCAAATAGTTAAAATTACAAATTCAGTACCTAGGGCTTAAAAAGGAGTTAAACCCAGCCTccgaatttataataataatttatctgATATACTTACTtcagtatttattatttaatagctTACATATTTCCCTGTTTTCTTACAACCTTAATAACGTAGTAGGCTTTAAATCGTTGTTTAAGTACGGTATCTAACCTACTTTTAGTACCTAATATACCTTGTAACcttgtaggtataaaaaatacatatagtctgtcaagccatttctgtcagtagaaaaaagcggcacatttaaaaaaaataggcgAAAAGAGTAATcgtttcatagaaaatttgaatttcgtgcctttttctactgataaagTTGTTCGACCGGCTATACTTCCACTCAGGTATAACCcatatataggtattatattacAATACATTCTGTATAGCATATTATTTTGagatttgtattttaatttttaaaatgcgCGTTAAGTATGTAATCATATTTTTCGTCATATTATGATTCTGCTAAAGTCTTTCGCTCCCCTCTCTATTAGACTTACGGTTTACTTCAACTTAAGTCTTAGAAGCATTTGCTACGCTCTGCGCCGCATTTTCCatacttcttaaatacctatttaGAGATTCTGACGTATTCTGTATAATACTCAGTCCGAGTCTGTATTTGAATTCTATTAGTCGTTTAAGAAATGTGAAAATACCCCCTTCCTGGTTAAGAGGAGGGTAGGTTATAACTTCTGGGTACATAGTTGGTCTTGGTCTTGAAGTACTGGGAACTGGTGCTGGTGCTTTTGTTTCTGAAACAGGTGAAGTAGATGGCATAGTTGAAGTCGTTTCTGACTTAAATTCAGTCGTAGTCTCAGTCATCAAACTCTTAGCTGTTGTTGTCTCAGTTTTTGCTTCGTTTGTGTCGGTTGGCTCAGTTGTATCCGCCGGACTGTTAGACGAAAATACCTCGTATACTCTAAAAGCTTTAGTCGTGACGTCTAGTTCATTTGACATATCAGTTTCGGTAGTAGGTTCTTGTTTGTTACCGTTAATTGGAAGAGTCGATACACTTTCAACTATGAAATCACTCTTTTCAGTTGTAACGGGTACATTTGTTGTAGTTTTTGTTCCTTCTGTAGGATCCACAGATACTGCGTAAACGGGAACGATTTCTTCTTTAATTTCAGCTGTTTTGTTTTCGGTTTCCACTTTGATTGGTTCAGTTGGAACTGGTACGTTTTTAACTGTTAATCCCAGAGCTTCGTCTATTTCGTTGCTAAGAAACACATCCTTGTTTTGCTCCTTCGCTGCTTTAAGAATTTCCTCAATGGAACCAGTGATACTACGCTTTTGGTAAACCGGACTCCTCTTTTTCCTATTTAAATTTCTTGGTCCATGCTCTGGTACGACGGCTGGGGTAACTGAGTCTGACAGctctttaggaacattaccgacCACAAACTTATTGTCTACGCTATCTTCATCTTCgcttgtattttcatcatatttAGTATCTTCAGGTTGTTCCTCATTATTTGAGCCTAGATACATTGATGTTGGTGCGTATGCCATTGGAGTACTAGTGGTTTGATGTTCACCATAATATTGGCCTTCGAAGGGATACACTGGTTTGAAATCGGATTCCGATGACGGTTTGACCCCGTAGACGACAGCGTTAGATGAATCACTTCCGTAAGATGATATTTCTGAGGGTCCTGTTTGAGGTGCTGCGTAGATGGGCTCTACTGCTGGGTAAGATGGAGTATACGCAGTTGGTCCTTTATCGTATGTGTATTTACTTTCTGTGGTATATACATGTCGTGTCTCATATTGTGGCTGTTGTGGGCTATAGTTAATTGGGTCAGAGTATACAGCACCATGTGCGATGCCAGTTTTTTGTTGCGGATAGCGCACATTGTAATTAGGCTCATAATTGCTCGTTGATACGTGGCGATATCTAAGGTCTTGGTCTTTCTTCACTGGGTATGGGTTTCTATTTACATTAGTAGTTTGGCCAGCATAGGGATTAAGCTTATGTTTTGAATGTGCCGGCATTCCAGCTAGTACTGTCCCAAGCATTTCTTCTTCAGCTTGTCCGTTGCCATCATTGGCGTATTCTTCAGCATTGTGTTTATAAATATCATCTTTCTTATCTACTTCAAAAGTTCTTCTAACCGGCGTTGCGAAAGGATACAGGAAGTAGCTGGCTATACCAACCAGACTTGCTAAACCAATAACTCCAACTCCTACAGAAGGCATCACTTCTCTGGAAAAGTAACTGTAGATTTGGGAGGTGATTGGGCCAGTAACATCTGTTATTGTTGGTTTCTTTGAAGGCTTACTAGATTTTGTTTTATTGCTCGTTTTAACTTCACTAACTGCAGTGCTAGTTTCAGGTTTAGGTTTGGTGGTCTTACGCTTCTTTGTCTTCTTTTTCTTGGTAGACGTGCGTTTTGGTTTCTTTGTAGTGGCCGCTGGGGTGCTGATTTCAAGTTCAATTTCTTGTTCTTTTGGCTCCATTGGTAATAAAGCCGATTCATTTACAACTGGTGCTTCTGTTGTAGTGAGTTTGTGCTTATTTTTGTTCTTCTTTTTTGTCGGTTTTGAGGTAACCTTGACAACAGGGAGAGTCACTGTTGGCTTTGTAACAATTTCTTTTTTCGTAGTAGGCGGTTCTGTGGTTGTAGCGACAGTGGTGGTTGAGGGTGTTGTGGTACGTTGGGTTGTTGTACTTTTGTTTTTCTGAACATTGGATAATACAGTATccttaattttattgtacacaTTTTCATTTATAGCTGATCCTCCAGCAACTAAATCAGATTTATTCGTACTGCCAATAATCGGACGTTTAACTACTGGCACTTTGTTGACCTGAGGACGTTTCGTTTTGTTTTTAGAAGGCAGCGGTTTCTGTTTCTTTATACTGTCATCTGCTTTTGTGGGCTCAGTAGTAGATGTAATATTTTCTTTATTCGGAGGGTTACTTAATAGAATCCAGGTAGAAATGCCTTCATTAGATGTCGATGATTCATTTGATGGTTCATTTACTTTATTTTCAGATTCCAACTCTTCCATTGTGATTGGTACAGCGACACCTACATGTGCATTCTCTAAGGGTTCTTCTCCATTTTCAtgtcttgtttttattttatgtttttgtgCAAGTTGATTTTTAAGTTTCGGGGGTATTCTGGTGTCAGGTACTATGGGTACTGGTCCTGAAGAATTTGAAGGATTTTCAAGCAACTGGCTGGCAACCATCTTGATGGAGTCGCCAATACCAGCGCCTTTAGTCTTGACATTCCTGGAAGCGCTGCTGGTGGTCACTTCTTCCTTTGTCGCGTTTTGTGGAGTCTTTTCACTGGAGCTCCTGAAATTAAGAGAAGCATAGTGTCCATAAATGCGAAACGCAacgaaaataatatattctttattctttattctttcatAATTGCATACATGTAGTAGGTACAAaagatattagatattatattaGGTTCTTACATGCATATATTTTGAAGTATATcatattaaagtgaaaactaGTCTCAATTTGTACTTTACACAAAGTAAAAATACAATTGTCGACCTAATCATGTTAAATATATACATAGTATCATTTACTAATTAGAGACTCTTCTCTCAGTCGGGACAATTATGACGAAAAGTCGTGGTTGTAACCGGATGATCTAAATTGGCTTCATTGGCTTTTATCTACGGCTTTTCTCAAAATGAAGTGGAATTTTTAAATAGGCAGATGTCTCTTATAggttaatatataaatctagTTGGAAATTGTTTTTGTATGCTTTCATTTACCATTTAATCgtgatatatttatattttctgcTGGCTTTTGATGCGTGTGATGGTCCATGGTATCCTTTACATGTACTTTCAGAACTACATTACTATTATGTCAATAATTTGCCAATTATCTAGCCCCCTGCCAAACAAAATCTACATAATCCTTTGA
This window encodes:
- the LOC134796694 gene encoding mucin-17-like, coding for MTRRKSVCSKWTLVLLVVILCQFVDSRPQEVTSPTPANDASTNNVQTTESTRSSSEKTPQNATKEEVTTSSASRNVKTKGAGIGDSIKMVASQLLENPSNSSGPVPIVPDTRIPPKLKNQLAQKHKIKTRHENGEEPLENAHVGVAVPITMEELESENKVNEPSNESSTSNEGISTWILLSNPPNKENITSTTEPTKADDSIKKQKPLPSKNKTKRPQVNKVPVVKRPIIGSTNKSDLVAGGSAINENVYNKIKDTVLSNVQKNKSTTTQRTTTPSTTTVATTTEPPTTKKEIVTKPTVTLPVVKVTSKPTKKKNKNKHKLTTTEAPVVNESALLPMEPKEQEIELEISTPAATTKKPKRTSTKKKKTKKRKTTKPKPETSTAVSEVKTSNKTKSSKPSKKPTITDVTGPITSQIYSYFSREVMPSVGVGVIGLASLVGIASYFLYPFATPVRRTFEVDKKDDIYKHNAEEYANDGNGQAEEEMLGTVLAGMPAHSKHKLNPYAGQTTNVNRNPYPVKKDQDLRYRHVSTSNYEPNYNVRYPQQKTGIAHGAVYSDPINYSPQQPQYETRHVYTTESKYTYDKGPTAYTPSYPAVEPIYAAPQTGPSEISSYGSDSSNAVVYGVKPSSESDFKPVYPFEGQYYGEHQTTSTPMAYAPTSMYLGSNNEEQPEDTKYDENTSEDEDSVDNKFVVGNVPKELSDSVTPAVVPEHGPRNLNRKKRSPVYQKRSITGSIEEILKAAKEQNKDVFLSNEIDEALGLTVKNVPVPTEPIKVETENKTAEIKEEIVPVYAVSVDPTEGTKTTTNVPVTTEKSDFIVESVSTLPINGNKQEPTTETDMSNELDVTTKAFRVYEVFSSNSPADTTEPTDTNEAKTETTTAKSLMTETTTEFKSETTSTMPSTSPVSETKAPAPVPSTSRPRPTMYPEVITYPPLNQEGGIFTFLKRLIEFKYRLGLSIIQNTSESLNRYLRSMENAAQSVANASKT